From Vitis vinifera cultivar Pinot Noir 40024 chromosome 5, ASM3070453v1, the proteins below share one genomic window:
- the LOC100248120 gene encoding crocetin glucosyltransferase, chloroplastic: MDKHHFLLLSWPAQGHINPTFHLVKLLLRLGVRVTFTTFASGFRRIATLPTLPGLHFASVSDGYDDGNHSNFSMDEMKRVGSQSLSNLLLSLSNERGPVTFLIYGLVLPWAATVAREHGIPSAFLSTQSATVIAVYHRYFKAHDGLFKTELGIPLNISLELPGLPPLKYEDLPSILLPGNPYASVLPCFQEHIQNLEQDPNPCVLVNTFDALEEDVIKALGHYMNVVAIGPLMQLDSSISCDLFERSKDYLPWLNSKPDGSVIYVSFGSLAVLQKKQMEEIFHGLMESHRPFLWVIRSTESEVEEMTNNSMSEEQGLIVQWCSQVEVLCHQAVGCFLTHCGWNSIMESLVAGVPVVACPQFSDQTTNAKLVEVWGTGVKARANEEGVVEREEIKKCLEMAMEDGGKGEEMRRNAEKWKGLAVECMRECGSSGNINLKHFVESLEIRTH; encoded by the coding sequence ATGGACAAACATCACTTCCTCTTACTATCCTGGCCAGCACAAGGCCACATCAATCCCACCTTTCATCTGGTTAAGCTCCTCTTACGCCTCGGGGTACGTGTCACCTTCACCACCTTCGCTTCCGGCTTCCGCCGAATCGCCACCCTTCCTACTCTCCCCGGCTTACACTTTGCCTCTGTCTCGGATGGCTATGATGATGGAAACCACTCCAACTTCTCCATGGACGAGATGAAGCGCGTAGGCTCCCAGAGTCTCTCCAACTTGCTCTTAAGCCTATCCAACGAGCGCGGTCCTGTCACCTTCTTAATCTACGGCCTCGTCCTCCCTTGGGCTGCCACAGTGGCTCGTGAGCACGGCATACCCTCGGCCTTTCTGAGCACTCAGTCAGCCACTGTAATTGCCGTTTATCACAGATACTTCAAGGCCCATGATGGTCTCTTCAAAACCGAGCTCGGAATTCCCTTGAATATTTCCTTGGAATTACCAGGATTGCCCCCACTGAAATACGAAGACCTACCTTCCATTCTGTTACCAGGCAATCCATACGCTTCGGTTCTCCCCTGCTTTCAAGAACACATCCAAAACCTTGAGCAAGATCCCAACCCATGCGTGCTAGTAAACACGTTTGATGCGTTGGAAGAAGATGTAATCAAAGCCCTTGGACACTATATGAATGTGGTTGCAATCGGACCTTTGATGCAGCTTGATTCCTCCATCAGCTGTGACCTATTTGAGAGGTCTAAGGATTATCTTCCATGGCTGAACTCAAAACCAGACGGCTCAGTGATTTATGTGTCGTTTGGAAGTCTTGCAGTGTTGCAGAAAAAGCAAATGGAGGAGATATTCCATGGACTGATGGAAAGTCATCGCCCTTTTTTGTGGGTGATTCGATCCACAGAGAGCGAAGTAGAGGAGATGACGAACAACAGCATGAGTGAAGAGCAAGGGCTGATTGTGCAGTGGTGTTCCCAGGTGGAGGTGTTGTGTCACCAAGCAGTTGGATGTTTCTTGACGCACTGTGGGTGGAACTCCATCATGGAGAGTCTAGTTGCAGGTGTGCCGGTGGTGGCATGTCCCCAGTTTTCAGACCAGACGACGAATGCAAAGCTGGTGGAGGTGTGGGGGACTGGGGTGAAAGCGAGGGCGAATGAAGAAGGGGTTGTGGAGAGAGAAGAGATCAAAAAATGTTTGGAGATGGCGATGGAAGATGGAGGGAAAGGGGAAGAGATGAGAAGGAATGCTGAGAAATGGAAAGGATTGGCAGTGGAATGTATGAGGGAGTGTGGTTCTTCAGGCAACATTAATCTAAAACATTTTGTGGAAAGCTTAGAAATCAGGACTCATTGA
- the LOC100242998 gene encoding UDP-glycosyltransferase 75C1: protein MDKHHFLLLSCPAQGHINPTLHLAMLLLRLGVRVTFATFVSGLRRIATLPTIPGLHFASFSDGYDDGNNSNYSMEEMKRVGSQSLSNLLLSLSNERGPVTYLIYGFLLPWAATVAREHGIPSAFLSTQSATVIAVYHRYLKAHDGLFNTELGSSLNISLELPGLPPLKYEDLPSILLPTSPHASVVPSFQEHVQNLEQDPNTCLLINTFNALEEDVIKALGDFMNVVAIGPLMQLDSSISCDLFERSKDYLPWLNSKPEGSVIYVSFGSLATLQKNQMEEIFHGLMESHRPFLWVIRSIESELEEKMNSSLSEEQGLIVQWCSQVEVLCHQAVGCFLTHCGWNSTMESLVAGVPVVACPQFSDQTTNAKLVEVWGTGVKARANEEGVVEREEIKKCLEMVMEGGEKGDEMRRNANKWKGLAVESMEYGSSGETNLKHFVESLEIRTH, encoded by the coding sequence ATGGACAAACATCATTTCCTCTTACTATCCTGCCCAGCACAAGGCCACATCAATCCCACCCTTCATCTGGCCATGCTCCTCTTACGCCTAGGGGTACGTGTCACCTTCGCCACCTTCGTGTCCGGCCTCCGCCGCATCGCCACCCTTCCTACTATCCCCGGCTTGCACTTTGCCTCTTTCTCGGATGGCTACGATGATGGAAACAACTCCAACTACTCCATGGAAGAGATGAAGCGCGTAGGCTCCCAGAGCCTCTCCAACTTGCTCTTAAGCCTATCCAACGAGCGCGGTCCTGTCACCTACTTAATCTACGGATTCCTCCTGCCCTGGGCAGCCACAGTGGCTCGTGAGCACGGCATACCCTCAGCCTTTCTGAGCACTCAGTCAGCCACTGTAATTGCCGTTTATCATCGATACTTGAAGGCCCATGACGGTCTCTTCAATACCGAGCTCGGAAGTTCCTTGAATATTTCCTTGGAATTACCAGGATTGCCCCCACTGAAATACGAAGACCTACCTTCCATTCTGTTACCAACCAGTCCACACGCTTCGGTCGTCCCCAGCTTTCAAGAACACGTCCAAAACTTAGAGCAAGATCCCAACACATGCTTGCTAATAAACACGTTTAATGCGTTGGAAGAAGATGTAATCAAAGCCCTTGGAGACTTTATGAATGTGGTTGCAATCGGACCTTTGATGCAGCTTGATTCCTCCATCAGTTGTGACCTGTTTGAGAGGTCTAAGGATTATCTTCCATGGCTCAACTCAAAACCAGAAGGCTCAGTGATTTATGTGTCGTTTGGGAGTCTTGCGACGTTGCAGAAAAATCAAATGGAGGAGATATTCCATGGACTAATGGAAAGTCATCGCCCTTTTTTGTGGGTGATTCGATCTATAGAGAGCGAATTAGAGGAGAAGATGAACAGTAGCTTGAGTGAAGAACAAGGGCTGATTGTGCAGTGGTGCTCCCAAGTGGAGGTGTTGTGTCACCAAGCAGTTGGATGTTTCTTGACGCACTGTGGATGGAACTCCACCATGGAGAGTCTAGTTGCAGGTGTGCCGGTGGTGGCATGTCCCCAGTTTTCGGACCAGACGACAAATGCAAAGCTGGTGGAGGTGTGGGGCACTGGGGTGAAAGCGAGGGCGAATGAAGAAGGGGTTGTGGAGAGAGAAGAGATCAAAAAATGTTTGGAGATGGTGATGGAAGGTGGAGAGAAAGGGGATGAGATGAGAAGAAATGCTAACAAATGGAAGGGATTGGCAGTGGAATCTATGGAGTATGGTTCTTCAGGCGAAACTAATCTAAAACATTTTGTGGAAAGCTTAGAAATCAGGACTCATTGA